Proteins encoded by one window of Palaeococcus ferrophilus DSM 13482:
- a CDS encoding aldehyde ferredoxin oxidoreductase family protein: MKGYAGRLLDVDLGREEVREVELTEEMLKFYGGRGLGTYILWRELGERWEKVDPLGEENLLLILTGPLTGYYPGMKTAVVAKSPESNGIVGSVLSSELGIELKAAGYDGIILRGRAKEPVYLFINDDEVEIRDASKYWGMGGVELHRTLLKEVHDELRKKAKLKGIPKEPAMMYIGKGGENKVRFAAIMSKLMHAAGYGGFGAVMGSKNLKAILVKGNGPLPEVHDREKFKTLLREFQRELLTLTTFRQWGTGAGGYSVGKDRSSQPVRNWQEEYHEDDRISVVNFELKAWVKKYWADYGCPVNCMKISYLRYGPYKGSITDAPDYELMAYMGTNLGIFEPEKIVYLSYLVDELGLDGINAGNALGFAAELYQRGVLTEEDLGFRLEWGDEKAFARLLEMIVERKGVGETLAEGTYRAAKRISEMKGVDATKYAVQVKGIGVGAHGVRSDLDYTRDVSYAVSVQGGDHTSTAGLPARSYEGEMVNAFYDSAVICMFTTRPGFERIIEFGNAVTGFDLTPEKWFNETGLRIIHLQRILLLLGGPDVHWDPRKDDDNPERFYEPLPTGPVKGKAPNREEIKAKVMQYYEEIGYDEHGIPREDVLEELGLEEAKREVRRIRRRLGL; the protein is encoded by the coding sequence ATGAAGGGATACGCCGGAAGGCTCCTCGACGTTGACCTGGGCAGGGAAGAGGTCAGGGAGGTTGAGCTTACGGAGGAGATGCTCAAGTTCTACGGCGGCAGGGGGCTCGGCACTTACATCCTGTGGCGCGAGCTCGGCGAGAGGTGGGAGAAGGTTGATCCCCTCGGCGAGGAGAACCTCCTCCTTATCCTCACCGGCCCGCTGACGGGCTACTATCCGGGAATGAAGACGGCGGTCGTTGCAAAATCCCCCGAGAGCAACGGAATCGTTGGAAGCGTCCTGAGCAGCGAGCTCGGGATAGAGCTCAAGGCAGCAGGCTACGATGGGATTATACTCAGGGGGAGGGCAAAGGAGCCGGTCTATCTTTTCATAAACGACGATGAAGTAGAGATACGCGACGCTTCCAAATACTGGGGCATGGGGGGAGTGGAGCTCCACAGGACCCTCCTTAAGGAAGTCCACGACGAGCTCAGGAAGAAGGCGAAGCTCAAGGGGATTCCAAAGGAGCCCGCCATGATGTACATCGGGAAGGGGGGCGAGAATAAAGTCCGCTTCGCGGCGATAATGAGCAAGCTCATGCACGCGGCCGGCTACGGCGGCTTTGGGGCCGTGATGGGGAGCAAGAACCTGAAGGCCATACTCGTCAAGGGGAACGGGCCCCTCCCGGAGGTTCACGACCGGGAGAAGTTCAAAACTCTTCTCCGCGAGTTCCAGAGGGAGCTTCTAACCCTCACAACCTTCCGCCAGTGGGGGACGGGGGCCGGCGGTTATAGCGTCGGAAAGGACCGCTCAAGCCAGCCGGTGAGGAACTGGCAGGAGGAGTACCACGAGGACGATAGGATAAGCGTCGTTAACTTCGAGCTAAAGGCGTGGGTGAAGAAGTACTGGGCGGACTACGGCTGTCCTGTGAACTGCATGAAGATATCCTACCTCCGCTACGGGCCCTACAAGGGCTCCATAACGGACGCGCCCGACTACGAGCTCATGGCCTACATGGGCACGAACCTGGGCATCTTCGAGCCCGAGAAGATAGTCTACCTCTCCTACCTCGTGGACGAGCTTGGATTAGACGGCATCAACGCGGGCAACGCCCTCGGCTTTGCGGCGGAGCTGTACCAGCGCGGGGTTCTAACGGAGGAAGACCTCGGCTTCAGGCTCGAGTGGGGCGACGAGAAGGCTTTCGCGAGGCTCTTAGAGATGATAGTCGAGAGGAAAGGGGTTGGAGAGACCCTCGCGGAGGGGACCTACAGGGCCGCAAAGAGGATTTCCGAGATGAAGGGCGTTGACGCAACGAAGTACGCCGTCCAGGTAAAGGGGATAGGGGTTGGCGCCCACGGCGTCAGGAGCGACCTGGATTACACGAGGGACGTAAGCTACGCCGTTTCAGTCCAGGGCGGCGACCACACCTCGACCGCTGGCCTGCCGGCGAGGAGCTACGAGGGCGAGATGGTGAATGCGTTCTACGACTCCGCCGTGATATGCATGTTCACCACGAGGCCCGGCTTCGAGCGCATCATAGAGTTCGGGAACGCCGTTACTGGCTTCGATTTGACCCCGGAGAAGTGGTTCAACGAGACCGGCCTGAGAATAATCCACCTCCAGAGGATCCTGCTCCTCCTCGGAGGGCCCGACGTCCACTGGGACCCGAGGAAGGACGACGACAACCCGGAGAGGTTCTACGAGCCCCTTCCGACCGGGCCGGTCAAGGGCAAAGCTCCAAACAGGGAGGAGATAAAGGCCAAAGTCATGCAGTACTACGAGGAGATTGGCTACGACGAGCACGGAATCCCGAGGGAAGATGTGCTTGAAGAGCTCGGCCTCGAAGAGGCGAAGCGCGAGGTGAGAAGAATAAGGCGGCGCCTTGGCCTCTGA
- a CDS encoding 4Fe-4S dicluster domain-containing protein, with protein MGDDVERLWILITPDKCSGCRLCEIACSLEHEGIIWPEASRIRVYELLPGINVPHTCVQCPDYPCVNSCNFDALGVDEKTGAVIVKGENCTECGACVLACPGSVPRIPKGKGSVVICDLCGGEPRCVEVCHEAGHDALTVVKGNYRSIYRTFAKDPVEKSAELARKVYGEEFAGGLE; from the coding sequence ATGGGTGACGATGTCGAAAGGTTGTGGATACTGATAACTCCCGACAAGTGCAGTGGCTGCAGACTCTGCGAGATAGCGTGCTCCCTTGAGCACGAAGGCATAATCTGGCCGGAGGCGTCGCGCATAAGGGTGTACGAACTTCTTCCAGGAATCAACGTCCCCCACACCTGCGTCCAGTGCCCCGATTATCCATGCGTAAACTCTTGCAACTTCGATGCGCTGGGCGTGGATGAGAAAACGGGTGCCGTTATTGTGAAGGGGGAGAACTGCACCGAATGTGGAGCCTGCGTTCTCGCGTGCCCCGGAAGCGTCCCGAGGATTCCAAAGGGCAAGGGAAGTGTCGTCATCTGCGACCTCTGCGGCGGTGAGCCGAGGTGCGTGGAGGTCTGCCATGAGGCCGGCCACGATGCTCTGACCGTCGTGAAAGGAAACTACCGCTCCATTTACCGGACTTTTGCCAAAGACCCCGTGGAGAAGAGCGCCGAGCTCGCGAGAAAGGTCTATGGGGAGGAGTTTGCGGGGGGATTGGAATGA
- a CDS encoding pyridoxal-phosphate-dependent aminotransferase family protein codes for MQFEEAYREVYEMVKPKYKLFTAGPVACFPEVLEIMKVQMFSHRSAEAKAVHVDTLNRLKAFLEAENGEVILFPSSGTGFMEAAVRNTVPRGGKVLVTVIGAFGKRFAEVVEANGREAVVLEKEPGKAIKPEELDEALRKNPDVHAVTITYNETSTGVLNPLPELAKVVHEHDKLLFVDAVSAMGGADIRFDEWGIDLVFASSQKAFGVPPGLAVAAVSERVFEIAEKMPERGWYFDLPMYKKFNEKKKGTPSTPPLPQIFGLNVVLRIVEKMGGKEEWLGMYRKRSEMIREGVKEMGLSVLAEPGYESPTITAVVVPEGMKGVDVYNAMRERGFELAKGYGSVAEKTFRIGNMGYMTFDDIKEMLANLREVVEGLRG; via the coding sequence ATGCAGTTCGAGGAGGCTTACAGGGAAGTTTACGAGATGGTGAAGCCGAAGTACAAGCTCTTTACAGCTGGTCCCGTTGCCTGCTTCCCCGAGGTTCTTGAGATTATGAAGGTTCAGATGTTCAGCCACCGCTCGGCCGAGGCAAAAGCTGTTCACGTTGACACGCTCAACAGGCTAAAGGCCTTCCTTGAGGCGGAGAATGGGGAGGTAATCCTCTTCCCGAGCTCCGGAACCGGCTTCATGGAGGCAGCGGTTAGAAACACCGTCCCGCGCGGTGGAAAGGTTCTTGTAACGGTCATCGGCGCCTTTGGAAAGCGCTTTGCTGAGGTTGTCGAAGCCAACGGAAGGGAGGCAGTTGTCCTTGAGAAGGAGCCTGGAAAGGCCATCAAGCCGGAGGAGCTCGACGAGGCACTCAGGAAGAACCCCGATGTGCACGCGGTTACGATCACCTACAACGAGACCTCCACCGGTGTCCTCAACCCGCTCCCGGAGCTGGCCAAGGTGGTTCACGAGCACGACAAGCTCCTCTTCGTTGATGCAGTCTCAGCCATGGGCGGTGCTGACATAAGGTTCGACGAGTGGGGCATTGACCTCGTCTTCGCGAGCAGCCAGAAGGCCTTCGGCGTTCCGCCGGGGCTGGCAGTGGCGGCTGTCAGCGAGCGCGTTTTCGAGATAGCCGAGAAGATGCCCGAGCGCGGCTGGTACTTTGACCTCCCAATGTACAAGAAGTTCAACGAGAAGAAGAAGGGAACCCCCTCAACTCCGCCGCTCCCGCAGATATTCGGCCTCAACGTCGTGCTCCGCATTGTGGAAAAGATGGGCGGAAAGGAAGAGTGGCTCGGCATGTACAGGAAGAGGAGCGAGATGATAAGGGAAGGGGTAAAGGAGATGGGCCTCAGCGTTCTGGCAGAGCCGGGTTACGAGAGCCCAACGATTACCGCCGTGGTCGTCCCCGAGGGTATGAAGGGAGTGGACGTTTACAACGCTATGCGCGAGCGCGGCTTTGAGCTTGCCAAGGGCTATGGAAGCGTCGCGGAGAAGACCTTTAGGATTGGAAACATGGGTTACATGACCTTTGATGATATCAAGGAGATGCTCGCCAACCTCAGGGAAGTGGTGGAAGGGCTGAGGGGGTGA
- a CDS encoding Flp pilus assembly complex ATPase component TadA encodes MGVYIFTPEDLVRYGSASREQIAILEEALRRKSDILIVGSNRSGKTKLVEAMIHLLPDTWKIAVVTAYNEFKPFKDNIFVINTEFDGRPTKRRTKEVIEQIKRINPTYVVIDTIHTVDVPAILDALIDDYPFMVTSLALSKDVLGEVKHWLKISESVFKRFELVVRLDFDFRTHSRSIDGIYLVKDGMKKVA; translated from the coding sequence GTGGGCGTGTACATATTTACCCCCGAAGACCTTGTGCGCTACGGGAGCGCCAGCAGGGAGCAGATCGCGATTCTTGAGGAGGCTTTGAGGAGAAAAAGTGACATCCTCATCGTCGGCTCCAACAGGAGCGGTAAAACCAAGCTCGTGGAGGCCATGATACACCTCCTGCCCGACACTTGGAAAATAGCGGTCGTCACGGCCTACAACGAGTTCAAGCCCTTCAAGGACAACATATTCGTGATAAACACCGAATTCGACGGAAGACCGACGAAGAGGCGCACAAAGGAGGTTATCGAGCAGATAAAACGCATCAACCCCACCTACGTTGTGATAGACACCATCCACACCGTTGATGTTCCCGCGATCCTTGATGCACTGATAGACGATTACCCCTTCATGGTAACATCGCTGGCCCTCTCGAAAGACGTTCTGGGGGAGGTAAAGCACTGGCTCAAAATCTCCGAGAGCGTGTTCAAGCGCTTTGAGCTCGTTGTGAGGCTTGATTTCGACTTCAGAACCCATTCAAGGAGCATAGACGGCATATACCTCGTAAAAGATGGGATGAAAAAGGTAGCCTGA
- a CDS encoding 2-dehydropantoate 2-reductase — MKVYVLGAGSIGSLFGGLLARSGHDVTLIGREEHVRAVRERGLHITGVEDFVVHPKAETVAPREEPDLLILSTKSYSTEAALECAGEILGENTWVLSIQNGLGNEELAMRYTRNVLGGITTNGAALEEWGRVRWTGKGITIVGPYPRGMNDFTRSLVRALREAGLEAQASENIEGWKWAKALVNAAINPVGALLGVKNGFLKNDERLLSELIEVVREGCEVARQRGVDFEVHPIELLLDTLERTRDNYNSMLQDIRRGRRTEIDYINGKIVEYAEELMLSAPRNSLLLAIVKALEGR, encoded by the coding sequence GTGAAGGTTTACGTTCTCGGCGCGGGAAGCATAGGCTCTCTCTTTGGGGGTCTTCTGGCGAGGAGCGGGCATGATGTAACGCTCATAGGAAGGGAAGAGCACGTGAGGGCCGTGAGGGAGCGGGGCCTCCATATAACGGGGGTGGAGGACTTCGTGGTTCACCCGAAGGCCGAGACCGTTGCTCCCAGGGAAGAGCCCGACCTCCTCATACTCTCCACCAAGTCATACTCAACCGAGGCGGCGCTGGAGTGTGCGGGAGAAATTTTGGGAGAGAACACGTGGGTGCTGAGCATCCAGAACGGGCTCGGGAACGAGGAGCTGGCGATGAGGTACACGAGAAACGTCCTCGGGGGGATAACCACCAACGGGGCCGCCCTCGAGGAGTGGGGGAGGGTGAGGTGGACCGGGAAGGGGATAACCATAGTGGGGCCCTATCCGCGGGGGATGAATGACTTCACCCGCTCCCTCGTGAGGGCGCTTAGGGAGGCGGGCCTTGAGGCACAGGCAAGCGAGAACATAGAGGGCTGGAAGTGGGCGAAGGCCCTGGTAAACGCTGCCATAAACCCCGTGGGAGCGCTTCTTGGGGTTAAAAACGGCTTTTTGAAGAACGACGAGAGGCTGCTCTCGGAGCTGATTGAGGTGGTAAGGGAGGGCTGTGAAGTCGCGAGGCAGAGGGGAGTTGACTTCGAGGTTCACCCCATCGAGCTCCTCCTCGACACACTGGAGCGCACAAGGGACAACTACAACTCCATGCTCCAGGACATCAGGAGAGGACGGAGGACGGAAATAGATTACATAAACGGCAAAATCGTGGAGTACGCCGAGGAGCTTATGCTCAGCGCCCCAAGGAACTCGCTCCTGCTGGCCATCGTGAAGGCCCTCGAGGGCAGATAG
- the otg gene encoding methylated-DNA--protein-cysteine methyltransferase: MMDVRAFSVNGREVWIGVLYGERIDGITYSLDGREFLMERLALLAEFLRRRGVEVGLEMRDSPYLELVRDVLLGRIENRAALGALSFNGLTPFERKVYEVLTKKVTRGEVVSYGALARTLGTSPRAVGGAMKRNPYPILVPCHRVVAGDGIGNYTPKVEYKMFLLEIEGVKKWTG, from the coding sequence ATGATGGACGTTCGCGCGTTTTCCGTGAATGGCAGGGAAGTGTGGATAGGTGTCTTGTACGGCGAAAGGATAGATGGAATAACGTACTCGCTCGACGGCAGGGAATTCCTCATGGAGCGCCTTGCTCTCCTGGCAGAGTTTCTGAGGCGCCGGGGAGTTGAGGTGGGCCTTGAAATGAGGGATAGCCCCTACCTGGAGCTAGTGAGGGATGTGCTCCTAGGTAGGATCGAGAACAGGGCCGCCCTCGGGGCGCTCAGCTTCAACGGGCTCACGCCCTTTGAGCGCAAGGTTTATGAGGTTCTGACAAAAAAGGTAACACGCGGGGAGGTCGTAAGCTACGGTGCCCTTGCCAGAACCCTGGGAACATCCCCCCGGGCCGTGGGTGGGGCCATGAAGCGCAACCCCTACCCGATCCTGGTGCCCTGTCATCGTGTCGTTGCGGGTGATGGCATCGGAAATTACACGCCCAAAGTGGAGTACAAGATGTTCCTGCTGGAGATTGAGGGGGTGAAAAAGTGGACAGGCTGA
- a CDS encoding DUF4013 domain-containing protein translates to MDRLKAYIIGFLVLIIAVAAGIIWKWGFWMLVRIVLALGFLGVTAMLAFFLALTLYAESWKYALYLVVPTALSAYATYLSATWQRLNVVGGIIVLFVLGLAFGIWYISEPDLGLADRFRSAESLERAGKYKQAARKYEKKGNYLKAAEMYEKLGWMESAAWAYEKAEKYERAAEIYEGLYDKEKDTYYLKEAHEYWKKAGNMERAAKALEKYAEEEPWFWEDVAKLYEELGNEEKAREAWEKALEYYKKEAEEEGVFYEDVGNIARKLGMEELAREAYEKFRDYCLKEAEEDPMWWKHVAEAYDYLGEKEKAEEARKKYEEYRAEIMRANEETSKFPEENKE, encoded by the coding sequence GTGGACAGGCTGAAGGCTTACATCATAGGTTTCCTGGTGCTTATCATCGCGGTCGCCGCGGGAATAATATGGAAGTGGGGCTTCTGGATGCTCGTGCGCATAGTCCTCGCGCTCGGCTTCCTTGGAGTTACGGCAATGCTTGCTTTCTTCCTGGCGCTGACGCTCTACGCCGAGAGCTGGAAGTACGCTCTCTACCTTGTGGTTCCAACTGCCCTGAGCGCCTACGCCACATATCTTAGCGCCACGTGGCAGAGGCTCAACGTCGTCGGTGGAATAATCGTCCTCTTCGTCCTCGGGCTCGCCTTTGGAATCTGGTACATCAGCGAGCCCGATTTGGGTCTTGCCGACCGCTTCAGGAGTGCAGAGAGCCTCGAAAGGGCTGGGAAGTACAAGCAGGCTGCCAGGAAGTACGAGAAGAAGGGGAACTACCTGAAGGCCGCTGAGATGTACGAGAAGCTCGGCTGGATGGAGAGCGCGGCCTGGGCCTACGAGAAGGCCGAGAAGTACGAGAGGGCCGCTGAAATCTATGAAGGGCTTTACGACAAGGAGAAGGACACCTACTACCTCAAGGAGGCCCACGAGTACTGGAAGAAGGCCGGCAACATGGAGAGGGCGGCGAAGGCCCTCGAGAAGTACGCCGAGGAGGAGCCCTGGTTCTGGGAGGACGTTGCCAAGCTCTACGAGGAGCTAGGAAACGAGGAGAAGGCGAGGGAAGCCTGGGAGAAGGCACTCGAGTACTACAAGAAGGAAGCGGAAGAGGAGGGCGTCTTCTACGAGGACGTCGGGAATATAGCGAGGAAGCTCGGCATGGAGGAGCTCGCCAGGGAAGCCTACGAGAAGTTCCGTGACTACTGCCTCAAAGAGGCAGAGGAAGACCCGATGTGGTGGAAGCACGTGGCAGAGGCCTATGACTACCTCGGCGAGAAGGAGAAGGCGGAAGAGGCGAGGAAGAAGTACGAAGAGTACAGGGCGGAGATAATGAGGGCGAACGAAGAAACTTCTAAGTTCCCGGAGGAGAATAAGGAGTGA
- a CDS encoding type II toxin-antitoxin system VapC family toxin, with protein sequence MKVYVDVNVIYYVLTANEESGLRAKELIEEHYGRMITSTLTVWQLYILLKRSGARLRISQVLEDLGIKVVPLTPEILKMAEECEKLDFDDAIHYATMKTHGIRVILSNDRDFDRVDVKRAF encoded by the coding sequence TTGAAGGTCTACGTTGATGTCAACGTGATCTACTACGTCCTGACGGCGAACGAGGAGTCCGGGTTGAGAGCGAAGGAATTAATCGAGGAACACTACGGCAGGATGATAACCTCGACATTGACCGTCTGGCAGCTCTACATCCTTCTCAAGCGCTCAGGAGCCAGGCTCAGGATAAGCCAAGTTTTAGAGGATTTGGGGATAAAGGTTGTCCCCCTGACCCCCGAGATCCTCAAAATGGCGGAGGAATGCGAGAAGCTCGACTTCGACGACGCTATACACTACGCCACGATGAAGACGCACGGGATCAGGGTTATACTCTCAAACGACAGGGACTTCGACAGGGTTGACGTGAAAAGGGCGTTTTAG
- a CDS encoding AbrB/MazE/SpoVT family DNA-binding domain-containing protein, protein MSVEVVRLDENGRLYLPASLRKRLKAKEFYVEEREGEIVLIPVRKKIERYWGIVKGEKLSAEEIDRLVEKETERLLRDEL, encoded by the coding sequence ATGAGCGTCGAAGTTGTCAGGCTGGATGAAAACGGAAGGCTGTACCTCCCGGCATCCCTGAGGAAAAGGCTGAAGGCCAAAGAGTTCTACGTTGAGGAGAGGGAGGGGGAGATAGTCCTCATCCCCGTCAGGAAGAAGATTGAGAGGTACTGGGGCATCGTGAAGGGAGAGAAGCTGAGTGCGGAAGAAATAGACAGACTGGTTGAGAAAGAAACCGAGAGGCTTCTGAGGGATGAGCTTTGA
- a CDS encoding carboxymuconolactone decarboxylase family protein encodes MVTVGNEDVMVKLQEIEELLNTLGKKHPKEISAFSRFLRETLDNKALTTREKELIALALGISAGCEWCIALHTQKALEAGAKKEELIEAGLVAVLMAGGPALMHLIPLMKAIEAFEKEHGGE; translated from the coding sequence GTGGTTACCGTGGGGAACGAAGATGTTATGGTCAAACTCCAGGAGATTGAGGAGCTCCTCAACACCCTTGGCAAGAAGCACCCCAAGGAAATATCCGCATTCTCGCGCTTCCTGAGGGAGACGCTCGACAACAAAGCTCTCACCACGAGGGAGAAGGAGCTCATAGCCCTCGCCCTCGGAATATCGGCCGGCTGCGAGTGGTGCATAGCCCTACACACCCAGAAGGCCCTTGAGGCCGGGGCCAAGAAGGAAGAGCTCATTGAGGCAGGCCTTGTGGCGGTTCTGATGGCCGGCGGACCCGCACTAATGCACCTCATACCCCTCATGAAGGCAATAGAGGCCTTTGAAAAGGAGCACGGTGGGGAGTGA
- a CDS encoding acetyl ornithine aminotransferase family protein: MASYPRIVVEPPGPRAKELIEREKRVIAQGLGVKLFPLVPERGYGALIEDVDGNVFIDFLAGAAAASTGYAHPKLVKAVQEQVEKVQHSMIGYTYSKRAIEVAEILAEKAPVESPKVLFGLSGSDAMDMAMKVARFSTRRPWLIAFIGAYHGQTYGATSIAAFQSSQKRGFSPLVPNVVWVPYPNPYRNVWGINGYDEPDELINRFMDYLESYILAHVVPPDEVGALFAEPIQGDGGIVVPPEGFFRELKKLLDEHGILLVMDEVQTGMGRTGRWFGSEHFRVKPDLLAFGKGVASGMGLSGVIGREELMETTSGSSLLTPAANPVISAAAHATLKIIEEEDLPGNAEKVGAFIMRRLLEMKEEYEVIGDVRGKGLMIGVELVKQDGKPDPELTGKVCWRAFQLGLILPSYGMFGNVTRITPPLVITEELAEKGLEIMERALRDALAGKVTQRVVTWH; this comes from the coding sequence ATGGCTTCTTATCCGCGTATAGTGGTCGAGCCTCCCGGTCCCAGGGCGAAGGAGCTCATAGAGCGGGAGAAGAGGGTCATCGCCCAGGGTCTCGGAGTCAAACTCTTCCCCCTCGTGCCCGAGAGGGGCTATGGAGCGCTCATAGAGGACGTTGACGGCAACGTCTTCATAGACTTTCTGGCCGGGGCCGCGGCGGCCTCAACCGGCTACGCCCACCCAAAGCTAGTGAAGGCCGTTCAGGAGCAGGTGGAGAAGGTTCAGCACTCCATGATAGGCTACACCTACAGCAAGCGCGCCATAGAGGTGGCGGAGATTCTGGCGGAGAAGGCACCCGTTGAAAGCCCCAAAGTGCTCTTCGGCCTCAGCGGGAGCGATGCTATGGACATGGCGATGAAGGTGGCGCGCTTCTCGACAAGGAGGCCGTGGCTGATAGCGTTCATAGGGGCCTACCACGGGCAGACCTACGGGGCGACCTCGATAGCGGCCTTCCAGAGCTCGCAGAAGAGGGGCTTCTCCCCCCTCGTCCCGAACGTCGTGTGGGTGCCCTATCCAAACCCCTACAGGAACGTGTGGGGAATAAACGGCTACGATGAGCCGGACGAGCTGATAAACCGCTTCATGGACTACCTTGAGAGTTACATCCTCGCCCACGTTGTGCCTCCGGACGAGGTGGGGGCCCTCTTCGCCGAGCCCATTCAGGGCGACGGTGGAATAGTGGTTCCGCCGGAGGGGTTCTTCAGAGAGCTCAAGAAGCTCCTCGATGAGCATGGGATTCTCCTCGTCATGGACGAGGTGCAGACTGGCATGGGGAGAACGGGAAGGTGGTTTGGAAGCGAGCACTTTAGGGTCAAGCCCGATTTGCTCGCCTTCGGCAAGGGCGTTGCGAGCGGAATGGGGCTCAGCGGCGTCATAGGAAGGGAGGAGTTAATGGAGACCACCAGCGGTTCCTCACTCCTGACACCGGCCGCAAACCCGGTGATTTCAGCGGCGGCCCACGCGACGTTAAAAATAATCGAGGAGGAAGACCTCCCCGGGAACGCGGAGAAGGTTGGGGCGTTCATAATGAGGCGCCTCCTCGAGATGAAGGAGGAGTACGAGGTTATCGGCGACGTCCGCGGGAAGGGCCTCATGATAGGAGTGGAGCTCGTCAAGCAGGACGGTAAACCCGACCCCGAGCTAACGGGAAAGGTCTGCTGGCGCGCCTTCCAGCTCGGCCTCATCCTCCCCAGCTACGGCATGTTCGGGAACGTGACAAGGATAACCCCTCCGCTCGTCATAACGGAGGAGCTGGCGGAGAAGGGCCTTGAGATAATGGAAAGGGCTTTGAGGGATGCTCTAGCCGGAAAGGTAACCCAGAGGGTCGTAACGTGGCATTAG
- a CDS encoding alanine/glycine:cation symporter family protein: MGAIVDFINWLDGEVWGPPMIVLLVGTGLLLTIALGGIQFRRLGWSIRFTLFEGRKKTGEGDITPFQALMATISGTVGIGNIAGVATAIHYGGPGALFWMWVTALVGMATRYSEGLLGVAFRGKLPDGTMIGGTFSFLERGFSEVKLPPTGRYIAGILMLVFAAFVTKDALGLGGGLRILAIIIAILFALLGLLLFKEDTLPSLGRILALLFALFAAIAAFGIGNMTQSNSVADALHTAFNIPMWVTGLALAVLTFIVVVGGIKRIGEVAEMLVPFMAIVYFLFAVGVWIKFAGQIPHAISVIIKDAFTGQAVAGGAIGQVIIWGVKRGLFSNEAGLGTATLAHAAAKTDHPSRQAHVAMLGPFIDTLIICSLTGVSIVVTQAYSMFPDKNGAPLTQAAFAQAFGHVGEIMVAIGIVLFAYSTILAWSFYGRQNVMYLAKWLEQDPEKFASLYPKLHLIYNLLFVLFIFVGSVTVLETVWNFSDMMNGLMAIPNLIGLLVLFTYVRQKTNEFVSANP; this comes from the coding sequence ATGGGAGCGATTGTAGACTTTATAAACTGGCTCGATGGTGAAGTATGGGGCCCACCCATGATAGTCCTGCTCGTTGGAACGGGACTGCTGTTGACGATAGCCCTCGGGGGAATACAGTTCAGGAGACTCGGGTGGTCCATAAGGTTTACCCTATTTGAGGGGAGGAAGAAGACTGGAGAGGGGGATATTACACCGTTCCAGGCCCTCATGGCAACGATTTCTGGAACCGTCGGAATTGGAAACATCGCGGGCGTTGCAACGGCAATACACTACGGAGGGCCGGGTGCACTGTTCTGGATGTGGGTAACTGCCCTCGTCGGCATGGCCACGAGGTACTCGGAGGGTCTTCTTGGGGTTGCCTTCAGGGGTAAGCTCCCCGATGGGACAATGATAGGAGGAACGTTCTCCTTCCTTGAAAGAGGCTTCTCGGAGGTTAAGCTCCCACCGACAGGAAGGTACATCGCCGGAATCCTCATGCTGGTCTTTGCGGCCTTCGTCACCAAGGACGCCCTAGGTCTAGGGGGCGGACTCCGGATACTCGCCATAATCATCGCCATACTCTTCGCCCTCCTCGGCCTGCTCCTGTTCAAAGAAGACACACTTCCATCCCTTGGGAGGATTCTGGCGCTGCTCTTCGCGCTCTTCGCGGCAATAGCGGCGTTCGGAATAGGCAACATGACGCAGTCGAATTCGGTGGCCGATGCGCTCCACACAGCCTTCAACATCCCAATGTGGGTCACGGGACTGGCCCTCGCGGTGCTAACCTTCATAGTTGTCGTGGGAGGTATCAAGAGGATAGGTGAAGTCGCGGAGATGCTCGTGCCCTTCATGGCCATAGTGTACTTCCTCTTCGCAGTCGGCGTCTGGATCAAGTTCGCGGGCCAGATACCCCACGCAATAAGCGTCATTATCAAAGACGCCTTCACCGGTCAGGCCGTTGCGGGAGGTGCCATAGGACAGGTCATCATCTGGGGTGTAAAGAGGGGCCTATTCTCCAACGAAGCTGGTCTCGGAACTGCCACTCTGGCCCACGCCGCGGCCAAAACGGACCACCCCTCAAGGCAGGCACACGTTGCAATGCTCGGACCCTTCATTGACACCCTGATCATATGTTCACTCACGGGTGTCTCAATCGTGGTCACGCAGGCCTACTCGATGTTCCCGGACAAGAACGGGGCCCCGCTCACTCAGGCGGCCTTCGCGCAGGCCTTTGGACACGTCGGTGAGATTATGGTGGCAATAGGAATAGTGCTCTTCGCCTACTCGACGATACTTGCATGGTCCTTCTACGGCAGGCAGAACGTCATGTACCTCGCTAAGTGGCTCGAGCAGGACCCGGAGAAGTTCGCCAGCCTCTACCCGAAGCTCCACCTCATCTACAACCTCCTCTTCGTGCTCTTCATCTTCGTGGGTTCAGTGACCGTCCTCGAGACAGTGTGGAACTTCTCGGACATGATGAACGGCCTCATGGCCATACCCAACCTCATAGGCCTACTGGTGCTCTTCACCTACGTGCGCCAGAAGACCAACGAGTTCGTCTCTGCCAACCCGTGA